The Dunckerocampus dactyliophorus isolate RoL2022-P2 chromosome 16, RoL_Ddac_1.1, whole genome shotgun sequence genome includes a window with the following:
- the adssl gene encoding adenylosuccinate synthase, like: MASDSNMANVNGRENGEPVVKRPRENVPPESPLCSSKEPVNKVTVVLGAQWGDEGKGKVVDLLAMDADIVCRCQGGNNAGHTVVVDSVEYDFHLLPSGVLNKKAISFIGNGVVVHLPGLFTEAESNLTKGKGLQGWEERLKISDRAHIVFNFHQAVDGIQEQQRQQQEGKNLGTTKKGIGPAYSSKAARNGLRVCDLVSDFKVFEDKFRMLADHFLAMYPNLNVDIDGELEQLKGYAERLRPLVTDGVYFMHKALTGPSKKILVEGANAALLDIDFGTYPFVTSSNCTVGGVCTGLGVPPSHVGRVYGVVKAYTTRVGVGAFPTEQDNETGALLQSRGREVGVTTGRKRRCGWLDLILVRYAHMVNGFSAIALTKLDILDTLPEIKVGVAYKVDGEPLPSFPANMDILTRVKVEYKTLPGWCRSTESARSFTELPPQAQSYIRFIEDFLQVPVKWVGVGKSRESMIKLY; this comes from the exons ATGGCATCCGACAGCAACATGGCTAATGTGAATGGACGAGAGAACGGGGAGCCGGTGGTTAAGCGGCCACGGGAGAACGTCCCGCCGGAGTCTCCCCTGTGTTCTTCGAAGGAGCCTGTGAACAAAGTGACCGTGGTGCTTGGAGCTCAGTGGGGGGACGAAGGCAAAGGGAAAGTTGTGGACCTGCTCGCCATGGACGCGGATATCGTGTGCAGGTGTCAG GGTGGCAACAATGCTGGTCACACTGTGGTTGTGGACTCAGTAGAGTATGACTTTCACCTGCTGCCCAGCGGTGTCCTCAACAAGAAGGCAATCTCTTTTATAG GCAACGGGGTGGTCGTACACCTCCCAGGGCTGTTTACAGAGGCAGAATCCAACCTGACGAAAGGCAAAG GATTGCAAGGATGGGAAGAGAGACTAAAGATTTCCGACCGTGCTCACATCG TGTTCAACTTCCATCAAGCTGTCGATGGCATCCAggagcagcagcggcagcagcaagAAGGGAAAAA TTTGGGAACCACCAAAAAGGGCATCGGACCCGCCTACTCCTCCAAAGCTGCTCGGAATGGTCTGCGAGTCTGCGATCTCGTCTCAGACTTCAAAGTTTTTGAGGACAA GTTTCGCATGTTGGCAGATCATTTCCTGGCCATGTATCCCAACCTCAATGTGGACATCGATGGCGAACTGGAGCAGTTGAAG GGATATGCAGAGCGACTACGCCCTCTGGTGACAGACGGTGTGTACTTCATGCACAAAGCTCTCACTGGACCCAGCAAGAAAATCCTTGTGGAGGGAGCCAACGCTGCGCTGCTGGATATTGACTTCG GCACGTATCCCTTTGTGACTTCGTCAAACTGCACCGTGGGAGGTGTGTGCACCGGCCTCGGTGTGCCTCCGTCTCACGTCGGCCGAGTGTACGGCGTCGTCAAAGCGTACACTACCCGGGTCGGCGTCGGCGCTTTCCCCACGGAACAGGACAAC GAGACGGGGGCCCTGTTACAGTCGCGGGGTCGAGAGGTCGGCGTGACAACGGGCCGAAAGCGGCGTTGCGGTTGGCTGGACTTGATACTGGTCAGATACGCTCACATGGTCAACGGCTTCTCGGC CATTGCACTCACCAAACTGGACATTCTGGACACACTGCCGGAGATTAAAGTGGGCGTGGCCTATAAGGTTGACGGGGAGCCTCTGCCAAGTTTCCCTG CAAACATGGACATTCTGACGCGCGTCAAGGTGGAGTACAAGACTTTGCCCGGGTGGTGCCGCAGCACCGAGTCAGCCCGCAGCTTCACAGAGCTGCCCCCGCAGGCGCAGAGCTACATCCGCTTCATCGAGGACTTCCTGCAGGTTCCAG TGAAGTGGGTGGGAGTGGGCAAGTCCAGAGAGAGCATGATCAAACTGTACTGA